CGCCCAACTACCCGGCCCCGCCGAATTATCAGGCCCCGCCGAATTACCCGATGCCTCCGCAGTATCCGGGCCCGGGTGGCTACGTGGATCCCTCAGCCCCCTTCGGCCGCCACCCGGTCACCGGTGAACCGCTGTCGGACAAATCCAAGATCGTCGCCGGGCTGCTGCAGCTGCTCGGACTGTTCGGTCTGGTCGGGATCGGCCGCATCTACCTCGGCTACACCGGGCTCGGGATCGCCCAACTGCTCGTCGGCCTCGTCACCTGCGGGATCGGCGCGGTCATCTGGGGGATCATCGACGGCGTCATGATCCTCACCGACAAGGTGCGCGACCCGCAGGGGCGCCCCCTGCGTGATGGGTAGCGTCGACCAACCTGGCAGAACCCGGCTGTACACCGGGGTCGCTACGGGTGTGCTGGCGCTCGGTG
This is a stretch of genomic DNA from Mycobacterium sp. ELW1. It encodes these proteins:
- a CDS encoding NINE protein, which translates into the protein MLWGMTEPQFGGTEGAPPPNYPAPPNYQAPPNYPMPPQYPGPGGYVDPSAPFGRHPVTGEPLSDKSKIVAGLLQLLGLFGLVGIGRIYLGYTGLGIAQLLVGLVTCGIGAVIWGIIDGVMILTDKVRDPQGRPLRDG